AAAAGAACCCTTTCTGGAAAGCTGGGAAGGTGGATCCAATGGATAAGAATCTTCTGCAGCCATCTGAATCAAATTCTCTGTGTTTAGCTGGCACTCACCACTTTCAGCTTTCTTGGGGAGAGCTGTATTTCCAAAAGTTTCATCTCTCTCTGGAAAAGGAGCTAGTATTTCTCTCTTATCAGCTGAAGTATTGTGACTCTGTTCTATCCCTTTTCCAAAAAATCTTCCTTCTTCCGGCTTAGAGTTGGTTCCAGTGATAACGGGCGCCAACTTGGTTTGCAAGGGAGAGGGTGAAGTTCCAgttgcttccttcaggagtttgTCTAGACTAGCAGTCAAAGAGTTCCGTTTAACCTTTGGAGGAACTACTGTTTTGTCAACATGCTCATTAATGATCTTCTCAGGTCCTTTGACTTCTTCCTCAGTATCAGCAAAATCTGTTTTTTGACGCCATGTCCTATTTTCAGAAACACTTGGCTCAAGCACTTGTTTTCCATGAACTTTTCCACCAGAGGGTTGAATTGCTGGTGTTGAGGCTTCTGAAAGCAGTTTCTGCAAGCTGTCATTAAAAGTGTCTTTGTAGTCTTTAGACAAAACATTGGTTTTTACTATGGATTCTTGAATCTCTTGGTCTGAGTAATCCTTTTCTTCCTTAAACACTGGAGTAACAATCCCTTCCATAttcttttccatgttttcctTTGATGACTCATTTCCTCGCAACTGATGAGTATACTTTCTAAGCAGACTCAAAGGAAATGTGGTTTCATCTGGTAGCACCTGGAGTATGCCCTTTGAATTTaatttctccatttcctctcttCCCATAACTTTTTTTGGGCTTAGAAGCACCTCTGCTTCATGAGTATTTTTACCTGATAATTTAATGTCACTTAATTCCTTGTGTTTCTGCCTATTAAAAGGTGCAGAATTTTTTTGGCTTGCTGTGGTAATATTCTTGTCATTATTCTTACTGTTTAAATTAGTTTCTAAGTCCCAAAACTTTCTCAAATTCTCAAACTGAGAGGGATTATAGACCTGTTCCACATTGGGTTCATCCATTCTTTCTTTTAGGGACATAACTTTAAAGTTGGCATTTGATTCACGAACTAGAGGTCTGTCTTTCTCCAAAGGAACATGTCGTTCACTCCCAACATTTGAGGGACGTTGCAGTGCTGGTAAAGTAAGGTTTCTTCTAGAAGGCAAACTGTCTGCCATTGGTGATCTTTTTATAGgctcatttttcttattctgaaaCAGAGACACTTTATCTGATTCCTCAGCTGAAAGATAGTTTCTGGATGGATCTGATATTTGTGGCTTGGTCTCTTTAGATTTATTTGAGGAATAAGAATTGGAGAGCTGGGATGCTTGATCATCCTCATCTAGGACCACTCGTTTGGGAATGACCTGATTATATTCACTCTGGTCTGTAGATAAACTGTCCATAGATGATACACCCTGTGACTTCTGCACAGGCTGATATGCTTTAGCAGAAGGTTGTTCCTGGCTACATGAAGATGTGGGTTCTTTATGAGTTATCTTAGCAGCAGCTTTCTCTCCTTCCCAAAAGGATATTCTGTCACTCACTcttttgtatttctctctctGCACTTGGTTCTTGGGAACCTCATCAGCTTCTTGCTGGAAATGGACCTCAGGCTTCTTCCAAGGAGAGCCGTTGTTGGCAATCCCAGGTGTTGAGTTAATATTCTCTGGCTCTAAGGAAGCTTTCAGGATATAGGTATTTCCtcctttgctctttctctctgctttcatgTTATCTTTCAAACCTGGTTCTTTGACAATTGTTGAAGAGTCAAAATTCACTTCTGAGTGTCCTCTATTTTCTTCATGAGCATGAAACTTGGGTTCTTCTTCACCCAAGTTGCCAATATTATTAGTGTTGCATGGAACTTGGTTTTCTGCATCAGATTCCTTGAGAATATTGTAGGAATAGTTCCTTTTTGGAGGAGATACCCCGTTCCCTTTTCCTATGCTTTTTGAATCTTGGCTATAGTCCATATTTTTGCTCCTTTGACTTGGGGTGCCATAGCTTTCAAATGGCAATATACATGGGCCTTCCTTTGGGGCACCTTGTTGGGACAAATTCATGAATTTGGATTTGATGTTCACATTAGCATCTTGGCAACTTTCAGAAACCAGCATATCTCCCTCTACTTGGAATGTTGAATCAGATCTCACAGGCTTCGATTCAATTTTGCTGGATGATAGGTTCTTCAAgccattttcttttaaagtagtGTCATCTGTCACCAAGTCAATAGCAACCTGTGATTTTGAGTCTGTTTTTTCTTTGGACTCTATTCCTCGGGGATGTTGGAGGAATGACTTATTGTCATCTGAATAAGAACTTCGGTTAAACCAGTCTAGAACTTTAAATATGGAATCATCAGTTGACTTCTGTATCTCAGTGGCATATGGACTAGAACGTGAAGATATCTTAGCTTTTAGAGCCGGGACAGGCTTACCTTGCTGATGGTCTCTAGAACTGCCACCTGGCACCTGAGACGGCTCAGGCTCAACACAATGAGACAGTTCATCTGCAACATAGAAATACTTTTCTAAATAAGAAAAGAGCATGCTTAAAGAACGGTTAATCATTCACATCATCTTTATAAAAGCACTTTGTATTTGCACTTTCTATACCACTAGCTGTTTATAACAGCATTTTTCAGGGGTTAAAAATGTAAGTTGTCCTAATTAAGGTATTCTACCAAAGGTGCCCTATGATAGTAAAGGAAAGGAATTGTAGAAACCAGGAAGTACAGGGTACGGACCTAACTGAAAAATTTATTTGAAGTTcctggtttattttaaaaatacatgttaattttGCATTCTGTGtcatgttacattttattttattattatttattgagatggagtcttactctgctgcctaggccagactgcagtggcaggatctcggctcactgcaacctcctcctcccaggttcaagcgattcttctgcctcagcctcccaaataactgggattaccgACACGCACCACcagtcccagctaatttttgtatttttagtagagacagggtttcaccatattggccaggttggtctcgaactcctgacctcgtgatccgcccacctcagcctcccaaagtgctgggattacagtcgtgagccaccacactcagctccatgttacattttaaatgttaattttctcttACTCTTAAATCTTTGTATAAAACTAACACTCCAGGAAGATACGCCATGCTGATTTTATGACTTCACCCATCCCCTGGCACGTATCATAAACCCTGGAGGAGGCCTAAATTCAGGTTTGAGAAGCACAGACTTAAGTGATTTCAGGAGTtagaaaaagaacttttaaataaGACTAAACAAGGAATTTTATCCACAATATTTAAATGGGacaatgaggatatttccattccTGGGCCTTATTCCTGATGTATTGAATGAGAAGAATTTCTGGAGATTGGGCACAGTAATCTTTACTAACAGCTATTCTAGTGACTGTTTTGCATACTGGAGTTTAAGAACTGTGttttcaaaccaacaaagatcaaaaagacaaagaagggcattacataatggtaaaggaatcaacgCAACAAGGagtgctaactatcctaaatatatatgcatccaatacaggagcacccagattcataaagcaagttcttagagacctacaaagagacttagactcccacacaataatagtgggagactttaacaccccactgtgatacagaaaattaacaaggatattcaggatttgaactaagctctggaccaagtggacctaatagacatctacagaactctccaccccaaatcaacagaatacacattcttctcagcaccacatcacacttattctaaaattgaccacataattggaagtaaaacagtcctcagcaaatgcaaaagaatggaaatcataacaaatagtctctcaggccacagcgcaatcaaattagaactcaggattaagaaactcactctaAACAGCACAACTAAATGGagactgaacaacttgctcctgaatgactaatgGGTaaacaacgaaatgaaggcagaaataaataagttctttgaaaccaatgagaataaagacacagCATTCctgaatctctgggacacagctaacgcagtgtttagagggaaatttatagcactaaatgcccacaggagaaagcgggaaagatctaaaatcgacaccctaacatcacaattagaataactggaaaagcaagagcaaacaaattcaaaagctagcagaagacaagaaataactaaaatcagaacagaactgaagagacaagaaaaacccctcaaaaaatcaatgaatccaggagcaggttcaggttttttgaaaagatcgacaaaatagatagaccattAGCCAGActaacaagaaaagagagaagaatcaaatagacacaacaaaaaatgataaaggggatatcaccactggtcccacagaaatacaaaccaccatcagagaatactataaacacctctatgcaaataaactagaaaatctagaagaaatggataaattcctgggcacgcacaccctcccaagactaaaccaggaagacattgaatccatgaatagaccaataacaagttcagAAATAGATGCAgcaattaacagcctaccaaccaacaaaagcccaggaccagatggattcacagccgaattctaccagaggtataaagagaaactggtaccattccttccgaaactatcccaaaaaatagaaaaagagggactcctccctaattcattttgtGACGCCAACAtcaacctgataccaaaacctagtaggaacaacacaaaaaaagaaaatttcagaccaatatccctgacgaacatcaatgcaaaaattctcaataaaatactggaaaactgaatccagcagcacatcaaaaagcttatccaccatgatcaagtgggcttcatctctgggatgcaaggctggttcaacatacacaaatcaataaatgtaatccagcatataaacagaaccaaagacaaaaaccacatgattatctcaatagatgcagaaaaggccttcgaaaaaattcaacagcagttcttgctaaaaactcccaataaactaggtatcagtggaatgtatctcaaaataataaaagctatttatgacaaacccatagccaatatcacactgaatgggcaaaagctggaagcattctctttgaaagccggcacaagacaaggatgtcctatctcaccactcctattcaacatagtattgggagttctggccaggacagtcaggcaagagaaagaaataaatggtattcaaagaggaagagaggatgtcaaattgtctctttttgcagatgacatgattgtatatttagaaaacctcattgtctcagcccaaaatctccttaagctgataagcaacttcagcaaagtctcaggataccaaATCAATGTGCACAAaacacaagcattcctatataccaataatagagagccaaatcgtgagtgaactcccattcacaattgctacaaagagaataaaatacttaagaatacaatttacaagggatgtgaaggagctcttcaagaagaactacaaaccactgctcaagttattaagagaggacacaaacaaatggaaaaacattccatgcccatggataggaagaatcaatatcatgaaaatggccatactgcccaaagaaatttatagattcaatgctatccccatcaagttaccactgactttcatcacagaattaggaaaaactttaaatttcatatggaaccaaaaaagaggttGCATAGCCAACacattcctaagcaaaaagaacaaagctggaggcatcatgctacctgacttcaaacaatactacaaggctactataaccaaaacagcatggtactggtaccaaaacagagatatagaccaatgggacagaaaagaggtctcagaaataatgccacacatctgcaaccatctgacctttgacaaacctgacaaaaacaagcaatgggggaaaggattccctatttaataaatggtgttgggaaaactggctagccatatgcagaaaactgaaactggatcccttccttacaccttatacaaaaattaactcaagatggattaaagacttaaacataaggcctaaaaccataaaaaccctagaagaaaacctaggcagtaccactTAGGatataggcataggcaaagacttcatgactaaaacaccaaaagcaatggcaacaaaagtcaaaactgacaaacaggatctaattaaattaaagcgcttctgcacagcaaaagaaactatcatcagagtgaacaggcaacctacagaatggcagaaaatttttgcaatctatccatctgacaaagggctaatatcagaatctacaaggaacttaaacaaatttacaagaaaaaaaacaaccccatcgaaaagtaggcgaaggatatgaacagacacttctcaaaagaagacatttatgtggccaacaaagatgataaaaagctcattatcactgatcattacagaaatgcaaatcaaaaccacaataagataccatctcacgccagttagaatggcaatcattaaaaagtcagaaaacaaccgatgctggagaggatgtggagaaataggaacgcttttacattgttggtgggagtgtaaattagttcaaccattgtggaagacagtgtggtgattcctcaaggatctagaaccagaaataccatttgaccaagcaatcccattactaggtatatacctaaagtCTTATAAATcattcacctataaagacacatgcacatgtttgtttactgcagcactgttcacaatagtagagacttggaaccaacccaaatgtctatcaatgttagactggaaaaagaaaatgtggtacatatacagcatggaatactatgccgccacaaaaaaggatgagttcatgtcctttgcagggacatggatgaagctggaaaccatcattctcagcaaactatcacaagatcagaaaaccaaacaccacatgttctcactcataagtgggagttcaacaatgagaacacacggacacaaggagggaaacatcacacaccagggcctgttgggatgtgggggggtaggggagggactgcattaggagaaatacctaatgtaggtgatgggttgatgggtgcagcaaaccaccatggcacgtgtataccttgtaacaaacctgcacgttcttcacatgtatcccagaacttaaagtatatttttaaaaaacttaaaaaaaaaaaacaaatttgattgttgctattgtgaattatcCTGACTATAAAGAAACTATCATAGGGTCGGATGCAGGCTTATTAAAGACGGCAGAGAGTACACAGCATGgctttttctattgtttctgtttttctaaaaaaacaTAAGAAATTATGATCAGAAAACATTATGATTACTTCATGATCATATAGGTGTAAAAGTAGTTTGAGTCATCCCCTGAGAGTGGTAAGACCTTCAAGACAAGGCTAGTTAGCAGGGAAAAGCAGTACCCTCTTTGCCTCTCAACTCATACCAGCTGAAAGAGAAAGTGCCCTCAGAGCTTTTAAAGCCTAAGAACAAATGGCTGGAGGCCCGAGCAGGCCAAAGTCTGACACTTTTGCATAGTAAGGCCTCAAAGTCTAGTTTCCCATCCTTTGACACTAAGAGAGTGAAGGTTCTCTTGAGATTACAAAAGAAACCAAAGTTTGCTAAAATTGTAATTACTAAATTTGCATTAGGTGAGTAATAATATATTTACCCTGTACCAAGGTACTAGCTAATGACAGTAATTCTTTCTTACTCTATTCCACCTTGATTTAACTAAAAACATTGTCATTTGTTTAAATAACTgatatggttatatatatattagggTAAAGCATAATGGGCCAGAAACTGTGCTATCCTGGTTACTTTTAGTTATTGGTGATTGAGAAATAAACAAGAGGCATAAACATTTCCAGTGGCATCTGTCTGAACTGTAGATGGAATGCCTAGAAGGTTAAATTGGGCTTCTACAGGACTAGTTGGCCTGGGCATTCCAAGCCCACCAAGTTTTTATAATCTAGTAGTGACAACTCTCTTACCAGCAGGGCTTCTGGGTAATACAGATTCAAGTCTTGTTAATTCTGATGATTTATCTTTGTGTTCATTGATGGTTGGTGAATTCTCCATGGACTGTGGTCTTGCAGCTAAAACTTCTGAATGAGAAGGGAGCCCATTAATTGGAAGAGAACCAGAAGTCACTGGCTGATGTGTTTCACTTTTTGATACATTTGGGCTTGAGGCTGACTGATGAAAAAGCAAAGACCTTCCGTATTGAGAAGGCTTAGGGTCACTCTGAAACTCTTCTGTGTCCCCTGCATCTTCTGTTCCATTTTTCAACCTGTCAGATTCTAAAACACTAAATTCTCCTACTTCCCGGCCATGGATTAGCCCAGGACTCTGTGGAAGCTCATCCTTCACTGCAGAGAATCTCACATGCTTTAATGGCTCCAGGGAGTTTGGGGAAGAGCTGTCTTCTAAAGAATGCTCCTTCTCAGAAATTCTCTCATGGATGGTTAGGCCAGGTGACACAATTTTGCTTTTGGGTTCAAAGCTGTGATTATAACGAAGGGTTTCTGAGTCTGTGCTACTGGAACTGGAGTTGCGCTTGAGGATTCCTCTCGGAGCCCCTCTCGCTTTCAGGGAGTCTGTCCTTTGTCTAGGAAAAGACTGgttatcatctttgtttaaaTCAGTTGATTTGTAGATCATCTTCCTGGCTTTGGGGATTGGAGCCTTGATTTGGGACCCATTTGAAAGGCCTGGCACAGTCTGCTTTGATTTCTCTAACTTTTGGATTGAAGTATCTGTGACAGTTGACTTTTCTTTTGACTCTGACAATTCatctgaaaattaaaacacagtaAGTGATATATCATATGGAGagtaatacataatttaaaatacctGTCATAAACTTAACCTACACTtagtaaaactattaaaatattaaagacagTAAAGTAGGTAGCATAAGTAGAGGCCTAATGTGAAAAGCctttaaaaattcatgtattgGAGCACAGAGGACTTTTAAGGCACTGAAACTACTCTATGATACTACAATGGTGGCCACACACtattacacatttgtcaaaacccacagaatgtacaatgCTAAGAGTGAACGCCGATGTAAATGATGTACTTTGGGTAACAGTGATGTCTCAGTgtggttcatcagttgtaacaaatgtaccattctCATGGGGAATGTTGATAATGAGGGAGGTTATGCCTGTGTAGGGAGAGGGTGTATATGGAAAATGTCTGTATCTTTTGCTCAAtattgtgaacctaaaactgctctaaaaaataacgTCTATTCGAAAAATCATGTATAAACTTCATTGCACTGTACATTTAAGATTACTGTGCTTTATACAGTTTGTGATATTTTACACCCAATACAGAAAGTTTTTTggggaatgaaaagaaaatttctccaaagaggcttaaagaaaaacatagaagTCACTTAAATTCACCtgcagaaatcagaaaagaaaaggaaattcaattaaaataaaaataaaaccccattacctaaaacaaaatttatttttgtcaaaaagttaaaaacaggccaagcacagtggctcacacctgtaatcccagcacattgggaagccaagatgggtggatcacttgagtccaggagtttgagaccagcctggccaaaagggtgaaacctcatctctactaaaaatacaaaaattaggcaggcatgatagtgcaagcctgtagtcccagctactcaggaggctgaggcacaagaagcccttgaacctgggaggcagaggttgcagtgagcagagattgcaccactgcactccagcctgggcaacagagtaggactccattgcccaaaaaaaaaaaaaaaaaaaaagttacaaataaacATCTAACATgttccagtgatttttttttctacaaaatattttatgtaatacaaAACGTGCCCAATGGAAAGTATATTAATATTCAAACATGCTAGTTGAAAACCCCAGCTCCACTGTTCGTTAATTCTCTACCCCTAACCACTCTTTAATGCTTGTGGAATCTTCTTCAAGTTGCTTTTGAGGAGATTTGAAATGTTTAGCATTTCCTCTTAATGGTATGCAAAAATGATAATATTCCATAGCAGGCTGACTTACATCAATTAAGCCACAAACATGATCAAACGCTGGTGGGCTGCTGGGCTGAGAATTACAGATTAGAGGATCATAACATTGTCAACAGGCTTTTTCTTCTTGAGGCAAGCCCTTTTAAAAGAACTTTgtgggcacacagtaggcatcCAATAAATACTGTTAAGTGGAAGACTGAATGTCTTGGGTCAAAAAATCTCCCAATTTACTGATGAGGGAATCCAAGACACGATGGAGGTCACATAACAAGTCGCAGTTCTGAGACTGGAATGTGTGAGCTATCAGTTTCTAAAATTTCTGCTTCCTCTCCCTCAGGAAGGAAACCAACAAGCAtagtaaaataagaaaaccatCAGGACTTTTCACTTTCTCTTGGAAGTTATTTGAGTGAAAGGAACTCTGAGAATTTCCCTTTGTCCACagataacaaagataaaaatatcaagttcataaaaatatttacccTCTTTTGAAGTCTGAAAGAAACCAGTTCTTCCATTTTTTGACTGTTCATTTTTAGTTTGTTGTGACGAGTGACCTTCTGGCAACTTGGAGCTATTAAATGGATTCTTCCTCTGCGGGggacaaatattatttattaaacttattttaaatgtcatGACAGCAACTCAGTGTTGGCAAATGCCTATTATCTTCAATTTTGATAGTTTTATCCCATAAACTCCATTATTTGGCATGTTTGAAAAACAGTTGTCCTGATTAATCTGCTTAGCACAGAATTACCATATAtgccatataaaaattatataaaatatatgcaaacccAGAGTCCTACAAAGTGAGCTCAGAATCAGGCACTTAAATCAAAATCccacattttacaggtgaaaaaactTGGCCCTGGATATAGCAAAGACCAGATCAAGGTCAAAGGAAACTTGGGTCTGTAATCAGGTCAGAGTCCCACCAGTGCTTCTTCTACCATGCCAGACTCTCAGTCTGCTAGATCACAGCTGTACAAAATACAACTGTAATTGACCTTTCCTAAAGATTTCGAAGACATTTTAGGTATCTTGAAGTGCTTCacagtcattattattatcatcaattCTAATGATAAAAATGGTATCAatagaggttttaaaaattaatataggaCTCAATAGCAATGTTTACTGTCTACAGTTTAATAAATTAGCAATTCTCTCCCAGAAGCAGCTCTCTAACAGAGATTTAAGAAGC
This portion of the Macaca mulatta isolate MMU2019108-1 chromosome 14, T2T-MMU8v2.0, whole genome shotgun sequence genome encodes:
- the SYTL2 gene encoding synaptotagmin-like protein 2 isoform X5; its protein translation is MIDLSFLTEEEQEAIMKVLQRDAALKRAEEERVRHLPEKIKDDQQLKNMSGQWFYEAKAKRHRDKIHGADIIRASMRKKRPQVAAEQSKDRANGTKESWVNNVNKDALLPPELAGVVEEPEEDAAPASPSSSVVNPASTVIDMSQENTKKPNVSPEKRKNPFNSSKLPEGHSSQQTKNEQSKNGRTGFFQTSKEDELSESKEKSTVTDTSIQKLEKSKQTVPGLSNGSQIKAPIPKARKMIYKSTDLNKDDNQSFPRQRTDSLKARGAPRGILKRNSSSSSTDSETLRYNHSFEPKSKIVSPGLTIHERISEKEHSLEDSSSPNSLEPLKHVRFSAVKDELPQSPGLIHGREVGEFSVLESDRLKNGTEDAGDTEEFQSDPKPSQYGRSLLFHQSASSPNVSKSETHQPVTSGSLPINGLPSHSEVLAARPQSMENSPTINEHKDKSSELTRLESVLPRSPADELSHCVEPEPSQVPGGSSRDHQQGKPVPALKAKISSRSSPYATEIQKSTDDSIFKVLDWFNRSSYSDDNKSFLQHPRGIESKEKTDSKSQVAIDLVTDDTTLKENGLKNLSSSKIESKPVRSDSTFQVEGDMLVSESCQDANVNIKSKFMNLSQQGAPKEGPCILPFESYGTPSQRSKNMDYSQDSKSIGKGNGVSPPKRNYSYNILKESDAENQVPCNTNNIGNLGEEEPKFHAHEENRGHSEVNFDSSTIVKEPGLKDNMKAERKSKGGNTYILKASLEPENINSTPGIANNGSPWKKPEVHFQQEADEVPKNQVQREKYKRVSDRISFWEGEKAAAKITHKEPTSSCSQEQPSAKAYQPVQKSQGVSSMDSLSTDQSEYNQVIPKRVVLDEDDQASQLSNSYSSNKSKETKPQISDPSRNYLSAEESDKVSLFQNKKNEPIKRSPMADSLPSRRNLTLPALQRPSNVGSERHVPLEKDRPLVRESNANFKVMSLKERMDEPNVEQVYNPSQFENLRKFWDLETNLNSKNNDKNITTASQKNSAPFNRQKHKELSDIKLSGKNTHEAEVLLSPKKVMGREEMEKLNSKGILQVLPDETTFPLSLLRKYTHQLRGNESSKENMEKNMEGIVTPVFKEEKDYSDQEIQESIVKTNVLSKDYKDTFNDSLQKLLSEASTPAIQPSGGKVHGKQVLEPSVSENRTWRQKTDFADTEEEVKGPEKIINEHVDKTVVPPKVKRNSLTASLDKLLKEATGTSPSPLQTKLAPVITGTNSKPEEGRFFGKGIEQSHNTSADKREILAPFPERDETFGNTALPKKAESGSKEEPSPVLKTLERSAARKMPSKSLEDISSDSSNQAKVDNQPEELVRSAEDDEKADQEPDTNECIPRISTVPTPPDNPFSHPDKLKRMSKSVPAFLQDESDDRETDTASESSYQLSRHKKSPSSLTNLSSSSGMTSLSSVSGSVMSVYSGDFGNLEVKGNIQFAIEYVESLKELHVFVAQCKDLAAVDVKKQRSDPYVKAYLLPDKGKMGKKKTLVVKKTLNPVYNEILRYKIEKQILKTQKLNLSVWHRDTFKRNSFLGEVELDLETWDWDNKQNKQLRWYPLKRKTAPVALEAENRGEMKLALQYVPEPVPGKKLPTTGEVHIWVKECLDLPLLRGSHLNSFVKCTILPDTSRKSRQKTRAVGKTTNPIFNHTMVYDGFRPEDLMEACVELTVWDHYKLTNQFLGGLRIGFGTGKSYGTEVDWMDSTSEEVALWEKMVNSPNTWIEATLPLRMLLIAKISK
- the SYTL2 gene encoding synaptotagmin-like protein 2 isoform X1, which gives rise to MIDLSFLTEEEQEAIMKVLQRDAALKRAEEERVRHLPEKIKDDQQLKNMSGQWFYEAKAKRHRDKIHGADIIRASMRKKRPQVAAEQSKDRANGTKESWVNNVNKDALLPPELAGVVEEPEEDAAPASPSSSVVNPASTVIDMSQENTKKPNVSPEKRKNPFNSSKLPEGHSSQQTKNEQSKNGRTGFFQTSKEDELSESKEKSTVTDTSIQKLEKSKQTVPGLSNGSQIKAPIPKARKMIYKSTDLNKDDNQSFPRQRTDSLKARGAPRGILKRNSSSSSTDSETLRYNHSFEPKSKIVSPGLTIHERISEKEHSLEDSSSPNSLEPLKHVRFSAVKDELPQSPGLIHGREVGEFSVLESDRLKNGTEDAGDTEEFQSDPKPSQYGRSLLFHQSASSPNVSKSETHQPVTSGSLPINGLPSHSEVLAARPQSMENSPTINEHKDKSSELTRLESVLPRSPADELSHCVEPEPSQVPGGSSRDHQQGKPVPALKAKISSRSSPYATEIQKSTDDSIFKVLDWFNRSSYSDDNKSFLQHPRGIESKEKTDSKSQVAIDLVTDDTTLKENGLKNLSSSKIESKPVRSDSTFQVEGDMLVSESCQDANVNIKSKFMNLSQQGAPKEGPCILPFESYGTPSQRSKNMDYSQDSKSIGKGNGVSPPKRNYSYNILKESDAENQVPCNTNNIGNLGEEEPKFHAHEENRGHSEVNFDSSTIVKEPGLKDNMKAERKSKGGNTYILKASLEPENINSTPGIANNGSPWKKPEVHFQQEADEVPKNQVQREKYKRVSDRISFWEGEKAAAKITHKEPTSSCSQEQPSAKAYQPVQKSQGVSSMDSLSTDQSEYNQVIPKRVVLDEDDQASQLSNSYSSNKSKETKPQISDPSRNYLSAEESDKVSLFQNKKNEPIKRSPMADSLPSRRNLTLPALQRPSNVGSERHVPLEKDRPLVRESNANFKVMSLKERMDEPNVEQVYNPSQFENLRKFWDLETNLNSKNNDKNITTASQKNSAPFNRQKHKELSDIKLSGKNTHEAEVLLSPKKVMGREEMEKLNSKGILQVLPDETTFPLSLLRKYTHQLRGNESSKENMEKNMEGIVTPVFKEEKDYSDQEIQESIVKTNVLSKDYKDTFNDSLQKLLSEASTPAIQPSGGKVHGKQVLEPSVSENRTWRQKTDFADTEEEVKGPEKIINEHVDKTVVPPKVKRNSLTASLDKLLKEATGTSPSPLQTKLAPVITGTNSKPEEGRFFGKGIEQSHNTSADKREILAPFPERDETFGNTALPKKAESGECQLNTENLIQMAAEDSYPLDPPSQLSRKGSFGDVANPPHDMLFPQDAHLVPQARAHPSQTEISETVEKVVLPPRPVLNDVNAALQKLHREVWLSYPAGREVRPGEVNPEFPEAVQALGSPLNPPGVISPWAMMDTIVPDRKDFYSSNVVPDKTHELGSYLAAQMFLSDQTLSSFGSTVAQYGKGLPQEVEEIVRETIIQPKSEFLEFSAGLEKLLKEATETFPLKYESDTGNLSASKLIGSTKEPRQATSEFHPEELKETVEKAEAPLITESAFDAGFEKLLKEITEAPPYQSQVSVREEMHKKESSQSEQTRFLGAVPHFYGAASQNSEMKAKSSGLESQVNQCNKKLGGDVHMTDLLVDFCGSKSGVEIPRTPQLYVAREIGTINTVNPPVDRDSESGVAGRQGTFQEPGFGGASEAISVSRNRQPIPLLMNKENSTKTSKVELILASPYKKQEKEEEKEGFSESKFSDGNTSSNAESWRNPSSSKEEPSPVLKTLERSAARKMPSKSLEDISSDSSNQAKVDNQPEELVRSAEDDEKADQEPDTNECIPRISTVPTPPDNPFSHPDKLKRMSKSVPAFLQDESDDRETDTASESSYQLSRHKKSPSSLTNLSSSSGMTSLSSVSGSVMSVYSGDFGNLEVKGNIQFAIEYVESLKELHVFVAQCKDLAAVDVKKQRSDPYVKAYLLPDKGKMGKKKTLVVKKTLNPVYNEILRYKIEKQILKTQKLNLSVWHRDTFKRNSFLGEVELDLETWDWDNKQNKQLRWYPLKRKTAPVALEAENRGEMKLALQYVPEPVPGKKLPTTGEVHIWVKECLDLPLLRGSHLNSFVKCTILPDTSRKSRQKTRAVGKTTNPIFNHTMVYDGFRPEDLMEACVELTVWDHYKLTNQFLGGLRIGFGTGKSYGTEVDWMDSTSEEVALWEKMVNSPNTWIEATLPLRMLLIAKISK